A stretch of Faecalibacterium duncaniae DNA encodes these proteins:
- a CDS encoding oxaloacetate decarboxylase subunit alpha — translation MAKKPIKITEVVLRDAHQSLLATRMTMDEMRPILPEMDKIPYFSVECWGGATFDSCIRFLDEDPWERLRILRKELPHQKLQMLFRGQNMLGYRPYADDAVEYFVQKSVANGIDVIRIFDALNDPRNLQTAIKSANKEGAHVQGCISYTLSPVHNNEYYVKYAKTLEEMGANSICIKDMAGLLTPYTCYDLVKELKNTLSIPVDIHSHYTAGLASMSLLKGIEAGADIVDTAMSPLSGGTSHMATESLVAALQGTDYDTGLDLKQLNVVRAYFAKLREKYIANGQISPKSLGVDANTLLYQVPGGMFSNMLKQLKDAGKEDKLDEVLAEIPRVREDAGYPPLVTPTSQIVGTQAVFNVILGERYKMVTKEFKGLVHGDYGKTPAPISPEFTKKILGDEQPITCRFADTLAPEMDKLKAEAAKWATQEEDVLTYAMFPQVAPKFFEKRNAKKQGVDADHADYTNQSHPV, via the coding sequence ATGGCCAAAAAGCCGATCAAGATTACGGAAGTCGTCCTGCGTGATGCTCACCAGTCTCTGCTGGCCACCCGTATGACGATGGATGAGATGCGTCCCATCCTGCCCGAAATGGATAAGATCCCTTACTTCTCTGTCGAGTGCTGGGGCGGCGCTACTTTTGATAGCTGCATCCGCTTCCTCGATGAGGACCCCTGGGAGCGTCTGCGCATCCTGCGCAAGGAGCTGCCCCACCAGAAGCTGCAGATGCTGTTCCGCGGCCAGAACATGCTGGGCTACCGCCCCTACGCCGATGATGCTGTCGAGTACTTTGTGCAGAAGTCTGTTGCAAACGGCATCGATGTCATCCGCATCTTCGACGCACTGAACGATCCCCGCAATCTGCAGACCGCCATTAAGTCTGCCAACAAGGAAGGCGCACATGTTCAGGGCTGCATCAGCTACACCCTGAGCCCCGTGCACAACAACGAGTACTACGTCAAGTATGCCAAGACCCTGGAGGAGATGGGCGCAAACTCCATCTGCATCAAGGACATGGCTGGCCTGCTGACTCCCTACACCTGCTACGATCTGGTCAAGGAGCTGAAGAACACCCTGTCCATCCCGGTCGATATCCACAGCCACTACACTGCCGGTCTGGCTTCCATGTCCCTGCTGAAGGGCATTGAGGCAGGTGCCGACATCGTTGATACCGCCATGAGCCCCCTGAGCGGCGGCACCAGCCACATGGCCACCGAAAGCCTGGTCGCTGCCCTGCAGGGCACCGATTACGACACCGGTCTGGATCTGAAGCAGCTGAACGTTGTCCGCGCTTACTTTGCAAAGCTGCGCGAGAAGTACATCGCCAACGGTCAGATCAGCCCCAAGAGCCTGGGCGTGGATGCCAACACCCTGCTGTATCAGGTGCCCGGCGGCATGTTCTCCAACATGCTCAAGCAGCTGAAGGATGCAGGCAAGGAAGATAAGCTGGACGAAGTGCTGGCTGAGATCCCCCGCGTTCGTGAGGACGCAGGCTATCCTCCGCTGGTCACCCCCACCAGCCAGATCGTTGGCACGCAGGCTGTGTTCAACGTCATCCTGGGCGAGCGCTACAAGATGGTCACCAAGGAGTTCAAGGGCCTGGTCCACGGCGATTACGGCAAGACTCCCGCTCCCATCAGCCCCGAGTTCACCAAGAAGATCCTGGGCGACGAGCAGCCCATTACCTGCCGCTTTGCCGACACCCTGGCTCCCGAGATGGACAAGCTGAAGGCTGAGGCCGCCAAGTGGGCAACGCAGGAAGAGGATGTTCTGACCTACGCAATGTTCCCGCAGGTCGCACCCAAGTTCTTCGAGAAGCGCAATGCCAAGAAGCAG
- a CDS encoding biotin/lipoyl-containing protein, whose product MKYYNITVNGVAYSVSVEETAAGAAPVAAPAAPAAPKAPAAPAAAPKAAAPAGAAGAVTVKAPMPGNILDVKVAAGASVKAGDVLVILEAMKMENEIVAPQDGTVASVNVNKGDTVNSGDVLVSMN is encoded by the coding sequence ATGAAGTACTACAATATTACCGTCAATGGCGTTGCTTACAGCGTTTCCGTTGAGGAGACCGCCGCAGGCGCTGCTCCCGTTGCAGCTCCCGCTGCTCCCGCCGCACCCAAGGCTCCGGCTGCTCCTGCTGCCGCTCCCAAGGCTGCTGCTCCCGCCGGTGCTGCCGGTGCCGTTACCGTCAAGGCTCCCATGCCCGGCAACATCCTGGATGTCAAGGTCGCAGCCGGTGCTTCCGTCAAGGCCGGTGACGTGCTGGTCATCCTCGAGGCCATGAAGATGGAGAACGAGATCGTTGCTCCTCAGGATGGCACTGTGGCCTCCGTCAACGTCAACAAGGGCGACACCGTCAACTCCGGTGACGTTCTGGTTTCCATGAACTGA
- a CDS encoding carboxyl transferase domain-containing protein — translation MASKSNKGEILAKFFDDGEYTALFADGAVSAACGYAAGQQAYAVYQNGEAVSVKDVEKNIKVLEMAAQTGCPVVTFYNSVGAKLAEGLDVLTASAKLNAAIAKVSGVIPQIAVVTGVCGGTSALSAANADVCVMAEDAELFFTAPFTSAAKGDKVPGAGTAEAAAKAGVAAIVAANAEEAAEKAAHIVGLLPANNLTGPAIFEFEQPTSVLSAGAAPEKAAAALIDKDSAVELYAGFGKHVYTAFATIGGNAVGIVATGETLCHNCVAKASRFVRLCDAFSVPVLTIVNTNGFVPSATDDIAGGIREAARLAATYADATTAKVALLSGKAVGPVYTALANADLKIAVNGCTVSALEPNAAVSVLYKAEIDASDNIIAATNAKAAQYTAEVCSAANAVAAGAADMTCDAANARASVVAAFELLSTKRAARLPKKHGNMAL, via the coding sequence ATGGCTTCAAAGAGTAACAAAGGAGAAATCCTCGCCAAGTTTTTCGATGACGGGGAGTATACCGCACTGTTTGCGGACGGCGCAGTGAGTGCTGCCTGCGGCTATGCGGCTGGTCAGCAGGCTTATGCTGTTTACCAGAACGGCGAGGCTGTCTCTGTCAAGGACGTTGAGAAGAACATCAAAGTCCTGGAGATGGCTGCTCAGACCGGCTGCCCGGTGGTCACGTTCTACAACTCTGTCGGCGCTAAGCTGGCTGAGGGTCTGGACGTTCTGACCGCCAGCGCCAAGCTGAACGCCGCCATCGCCAAGGTTTCCGGTGTCATCCCCCAGATCGCAGTCGTCACCGGCGTGTGCGGCGGCACCAGCGCACTGAGCGCTGCCAATGCTGACGTGTGCGTCATGGCTGAGGATGCAGAGCTGTTCTTCACCGCTCCGTTCACCTCCGCCGCCAAGGGCGACAAGGTCCCCGGCGCAGGCACTGCCGAGGCTGCTGCCAAGGCTGGTGTGGCTGCCATCGTGGCTGCCAACGCTGAGGAAGCTGCCGAGAAGGCTGCCCACATCGTGGGTCTGCTGCCCGCCAACAACCTGACCGGCCCCGCCATCTTCGAGTTCGAGCAGCCCACCAGCGTTCTGAGCGCCGGCGCTGCCCCCGAGAAGGCTGCCGCTGCCCTGATCGACAAGGACAGCGCTGTGGAGCTGTACGCAGGCTTCGGCAAGCACGTCTACACCGCATTCGCAACCATCGGCGGCAACGCTGTGGGTATTGTGGCCACCGGCGAGACCCTGTGCCACAACTGCGTGGCCAAGGCTTCCCGCTTTGTCCGCCTGTGCGATGCTTTCAGCGTGCCCGTGCTGACCATCGTCAACACCAACGGCTTTGTACCCAGCGCCACCGATGACATCGCAGGCGGCATCCGTGAGGCTGCCCGTCTGGCTGCTACCTATGCCGATGCTACCACCGCCAAGGTGGCTCTGCTTTCCGGCAAGGCTGTGGGCCCTGTCTACACCGCTCTGGCTAACGCTGACCTGAAGATCGCCGTCAACGGCTGCACCGTCAGCGCTCTGGAGCCCAACGCTGCCGTCTCCGTCCTGTACAAGGCCGAGATCGACGCTTCCGACAACATCATTGCCGCCACCAACGCCAAGGCTGCCCAGTACACCGCTGAGGTGTGCAGCGCTGCCAACGCCGTTGCCGCCGGTGCCGCTGATATGACCTGCGACGCTGCCAACGCCCGTGCAAGCGTGGTTGCCGCCTTTGAGCTGCTGAGCACCAAGCGTGCCGCCCGCCTGCCCAAGAAGCACGGCAACATGGCTCTGTAA